A DNA window from Coffea arabica cultivar ET-39 chromosome 6c, Coffea Arabica ET-39 HiFi, whole genome shotgun sequence contains the following coding sequences:
- the LOC113692652 gene encoding LOW QUALITY PROTEIN: 4-alpha-glucanotransferase DPE2 (The sequence of the model RefSeq protein was modified relative to this genomic sequence to represent the inferred CDS: substituted 3 bases at 3 genomic stop codons), with protein MVNLNLGLLTQTKNLKSVTVSFRIPYYTQWGQHLLVCGSEPILGAWNVKKGLLLSPYNQDGELIWSGRIPVPADFRCEYNYYVVDDERNVLRWEVGNKRKLLLPEGVQSGHLVELHDLWQTGSDALPFSSAFKNVIFRRSWSLDIERPLGVNQRELHEEAFSADSVIVQFRICCPNIEEGTSIYVLGSPLKLGQWKAQGGLKLNYAGESVWQADCVMQKDDFPLKYPFKXLYSTYYXSLSLSLPFKPXHPFTYRYVKHGKTGKLSVEIGSNREITVDFSRGQPKYIVCSDGLMREMPWRGAGVAIPMFSVRSEEDLGVGEFLDLKLLVDWAVESGFHLVQLLPINDTSVHGMWWDSYPYSSLSVFALHPLYLRVQALSDKIPEEIKQEIEKARSQLDLKDVDYEATMAAKLSIAKKVFALEKDMILNSSSFQNFFAENKDWLKPYAAFCFLRDFFETSERSQWGCYAQFSEAKLEKLVSKDSLHYEIICFHYYIQFHLHIQLSEAAEYARTKGVILKGDLPIGVDRNSVDTWVYPNLFRMNTSTGAPPDYFDKNGQNWGFPTYNWEEMSKDNYAWWRARLLQMAKYFTAYRIDHILGFFRIWELPDHAMTGLCGKFRPSIPLSQEELEKEGIWDFDRLTRPCIRRELLENKFGASWAFVASIFMKESQKDVYEFKEDCNTEKKIASKLKSCLEKSMMLESEEKLRLQLFDLLRDIVLIRDPEDPRKFYPRFSMEDTSNFRELDEHSKNTLRRLYNDYYFHRQESLWRQNAMKTLPVLLNSSDMLACGEDLGLIPSCVHPVMQELGLIGLRIQRMPSEPGLEFGIPSQYPYMTVCAPSCHDCSTLRAWWEEDEGRRLRFFQTFLGSNNSPPDQCIPEIAYFIIQQHVEAPSMWSIFPVQDLLALKEEYTTRLAVEETINDPTNPKHYWRYRVHVTLESLLKDKDLITVIKDLVRGSGRSYPLQEPEVSEGKGTVPEKQQAANGLEKVPQITQTNGISKKETVAVL; from the exons ATGGTGAATTTGAATTTGGGTTTGCTTACCCAGACCAAGAATCTGAAGTCTGTCACAGTGAGCTTCAGAATACCTTACTATACTCAGTGGGGACAGCATCTTTTGGTGTGTGGTTCTGAGCCAATTCTAGGTGCATGGAATGTGAAGAAAGGTCTGTTATTGAGTCCATATAACCAAGACGGGGAACTCATATGGTCTGGGCGTATACCTGTTCCTGCTGACTTCAGATGTGAGTACAACTATTATGTGGTGGATGATGAGAGAAATGTCTTGAGATGGGAGGTTGGGAACAAAAGGAAGCTTTTGCTACCTGAAGGTGTTCAAAGTGGACATTTGGTTGAGCTTCATGATCTATGGCAG ACCGGGTCTGATGCTCTACCTTTCAGCAGTGCATTTAAGAATGTTATTTTTCGACGAAGCTGGAGTTTGGACATTGAGAGACCTCTTGGAGTAAATCAGAGAGAGTTGCATGAGGAAG CTTTCTCAGCAGATTCAGTTATTGTGCAGTTCAGAATCTGCTGTCCCAACATAGAAGAAGGAACATCG ATTTATGTACTTGGTAGTCCTTTGAAGCTGGGACAGTGGAAGGCTCAGGGAGGACTTAAGCTTAATTATGCTGGAGAATCAGTTTGGCAAGCGGATTGTGTAATGCAAAAGGATGACTTCCCTCTAAAATATCCTTTTAAATGACTTTATTCTACATATTattaatctctctctctctctctcccctttaAGCCTTAACATCCGTTCACATATAGATACGTTAAACATGGCAAGACAGGGAAATTATCTGTAGAAATTGGATCAAATCGAGAGATTACTGTTGATTTCTCACGTGGTCAACCAAAGTACATTGTTTGTTCGGATGGCTTGATGCGA GAAATGCCTTGGCGTGGAGCTGGTGTTGCAATTCCTATGTTCTCTGTCCGATCTGAGGAAGATTTAGGAGTGGGCGAGTTCCTGGATCTCAAGTTACTAGTAGATTGGGCAGTTGAGTCTGGGTTCCATTTGGTGCAGCTTTTGCCAATTAATGATACATCAGTGCATGGAATGTGGTGGGATTCATATCCATACAG CTCTCTCTCAGTATTTGCGCTGCATCCGTTGTACTTAAGGGTGCAGGCACTTTCAGATAAAATTCCAGAGGAAATCAAG CAAGAGATAGAGAAGGCAAGATCGCAGCTGGATCTAAAG GATGTAGATTATGAAGCTACCATGGCTGCAAAGCTATCTATTGCTAAGAAAGTTTTTGCTCTGGAGAAGGATATGATTCTTAATTCAAGTtctttccagaatttttttgCTGAAAATAAG GATTGGTTAAAACCCTACGCAGCTTTCTGTTTTCTGCGTGACTTCTTTGAGACATCAGAGCGCAGCCAATGGGGATGCTATGCTCAGTTTTCGGAGGCCAAG CTTGAGAAGCTTGTTTCCAAAGACAGCTTGCACTATGAAATAATCTGCTTCCACTACTATATCCAATTCCATTTACACATACAA TTGTCAGAAGCTGCAGAATATGCCAGAACGAAAGGAGTCATTCTTAAAGGTGACCTCCCAATTGGTGTTGACAGGAATAGTGTGGATACATGGGTGTATCCAAATTTGTTTCGCATGAACACCTCTACTGGGGCTCCTCCAgattattttgataaaaatgggCAAAATTGGGGATTTCCGACTTATAACTGGGAAGAAATGTCTAAAGACAACTATGCTTGGTGGCGTGCTCGTCTGTTGCAG ATGGCAAAATACTTCACAGCTTACAGGATTGATCATATTTTGGGTTTCTTTAGAATATGGGAACTGCCAGATCATGCTATGACTGGTCTCTGTGGAAAATTCCGACCATCTATTCCTTTAAGCCAG GAAGAGCTTGAAAAGGAAGGAATATGGGACTTTGATCGCTTGACCCGTCCTTGTATTAGGCGAGAGTTATTAGAG AACAAATTTGGAGCTTCTTGGGCCTTTGTAGCTTCTATCTTTATGAAGGAATCTCAGAAAGATGTTTATGAG TTCAAAGAAGACTGCAATACAGAGAAAAAGATTGCATCAAAGTTGAAGTCATGCTTGGAGAAGTCCATGATGTTAGAGAGTGAAGAGAAACTTCGACTCCAGCTATTTGATCTTCTGAGG GATATAGTGCTCATTAGAGATCCAGAAGATCCAAGAAAATTCTATCCTCGTTTCAGTATGGAGGATACATCAAACTTCCGTGAATTAGATGAGCATAG CAAAAATACTCTTAGAAGGCTGTATAATGATTACTACTTCCATCGGCAAGAAAGTCTTTGGCGTCAAAACGCGATGAAGACTCTGCCTGTACTGTTGAACTCATCAGATATGCTGGCTTGTGGGGAGGATCTTGGTCTAATTCCTTCTTGTGTCCATCCT GTCATGCAAGAGCTAGGTTTAATAGGATTGCGCATTCAACGCATGCCTAGTGAACCGGGTCTTGAATTTGGTATTCCGTCACAATATCCCTATATGACG GTGTGTGCTCCATCATGCCATGATTGTTCCACCCTGCGTGCTTGGTGGGAAGAAGATGAAGGAAGAAGACTACgttttttccaaacttttttgGGATCCAATAATTCACCACCTGATCAATGCATTCCTGAAATTGCATACTTTATTATACAGCAGCATGTTGAAGCTCCTTCAATGTGGTCAATTTTTCCTGTCCAG GATTTGTTAGCCCTGAAAGAAGAATACACAACTCGCCTTGCTGTAGAGGAGACAATCAATGATCCAACAAACCCAAAGCACTATTGGCGCTATC